One genomic region from Amycolatopsis sp. FBCC-B4732 encodes:
- a CDS encoding HAD-IC family P-type ATPase: protein MRVPAPARPGGQADTAGRAPAHALDAAETITLLGTDGRTGLTEAEAAARNVHNGLNVLPTGRPTSALGRFFRQFEDPLVYVLLASAAVTLSLGQLVDSSVIFAVVLLNAVVGLLQESRAEHALAALAGMVTTEVRVVRGGAPIRLSAEKLATGDLVLLRAGDKVAADSLLISARTLQIDESALTGEAAPVTKVPGALPRATALADRRNMAHAGTVVTRGEGTAVVVAIGAATELGLINQLMTATGVPTTPLTRKLAGFSRRLSVGIVALAVVLFLVGLLRGYRAGEMFTAAVTMAVGAIPEGLPAAVSIVLAIGVVRMARRGAIVRRLPSVETLGSTTVVCTDKTGTLTTNRMTVTTVFAGGRTHEWAGGDPLPPALRECLLTGVLCNEAQPADGTVAAIGDPTETALLTAAREAGLDIGAERSARPRVDVLPFESGRNLMATVHRTADGRLTGYLKGAPEKVLALCRDQLREDGIGEPLERESQRGTAEALARRGLRVLAFAMFTPAAEAAFPADTPPDGLTLVGFQAMHDPPRPAAVAAVAACRRAGITVKMITGDHGETARAIARNFALTEGEPVVLTGAEIAVTPDDALAGVDVFARVSPEQKLRLVTLLQERGDVVAMTGDGVNDAPALRKADIGIAMGRSGTEVAKEAADMVLANDDFATIEAAVEEGRAVFDNIRKFMAWTLPTNIAEGLVILVAIVLGAQLPMLPVQVLWINMTTAVFLGLALAFEPKETAIMARRPRPPGQALMTADLLRRITLVSVILVAGSFAVFTWQLRTGASVTEARSITVTVFVFAQIAYLFSCRSLDRFRPAGWNPWVLGGVAVMIALQVAILYVPLMNELFHTAPLTVGGWLLVLGLAATTFLIAELDKYLWRPRPRRGPGSPRPSEKGTSAPAPAATRG, encoded by the coding sequence ATGCGAGTGCCGGCACCGGCCCGGCCGGGAGGCCAGGCCGACACAGCCGGCCGGGCACCGGCGCACGCGCTGGACGCGGCCGAGACGATCACCCTGCTCGGGACCGACGGGCGAACCGGGCTGACCGAAGCCGAGGCCGCCGCCCGCAACGTCCACAACGGACTGAACGTGCTGCCGACCGGCCGGCCCACCAGCGCGCTCGGCCGGTTCTTCCGCCAGTTCGAGGATCCGCTCGTCTACGTCCTGCTCGCCTCGGCCGCCGTGACCCTGAGCCTCGGCCAGCTGGTCGACTCGAGCGTCATCTTCGCCGTGGTGCTGCTCAACGCGGTCGTCGGGCTGCTCCAGGAGTCGCGGGCCGAGCACGCGCTCGCCGCGTTGGCCGGCATGGTGACCACCGAGGTCCGGGTGGTGCGCGGCGGTGCACCGATCCGGCTGAGCGCCGAAAAACTGGCCACGGGAGACCTCGTGCTTCTCCGCGCCGGGGATAAGGTCGCGGCGGACTCGCTCCTGATTTCGGCGCGCACCCTGCAGATCGACGAATCCGCGCTCACCGGTGAGGCCGCACCCGTCACGAAGGTCCCCGGCGCGCTCCCCCGGGCCACCGCGCTCGCCGACCGGCGGAACATGGCGCACGCGGGCACCGTGGTGACGCGGGGCGAGGGCACGGCCGTCGTCGTGGCGATCGGCGCCGCGACCGAACTGGGCCTGATCAACCAGCTCATGACCGCGACCGGGGTGCCGACCACACCGCTGACCCGCAAGCTGGCCGGGTTCAGCCGCCGGCTCTCGGTCGGCATCGTGGCGCTGGCGGTCGTCCTGTTCCTCGTCGGCCTGCTGCGGGGCTACCGCGCCGGGGAGATGTTCACCGCGGCGGTGACGATGGCGGTCGGCGCGATCCCCGAAGGCCTGCCGGCCGCGGTGTCGATCGTCCTGGCCATCGGCGTCGTCCGGATGGCCCGGCGCGGCGCGATCGTCCGGCGGCTGCCGTCGGTGGAGACCCTGGGCAGCACCACGGTCGTCTGCACCGACAAGACCGGCACCCTCACCACCAACCGGATGACCGTGACGACCGTGTTCGCCGGCGGACGCACCCACGAGTGGGCCGGTGGCGACCCGCTCCCGCCGGCCCTGCGGGAGTGCCTGCTCACCGGGGTGCTGTGCAACGAGGCGCAACCGGCCGACGGCACCGTTGCGGCGATCGGCGACCCGACCGAAACCGCCCTCCTCACCGCGGCGCGGGAAGCGGGGCTGGACATCGGCGCGGAACGGTCGGCCCGGCCGCGCGTCGACGTGCTGCCCTTCGAATCCGGCCGGAACCTGATGGCGACGGTGCACCGGACCGCCGACGGCCGGCTGACCGGATACCTGAAGGGCGCTCCCGAAAAGGTGCTCGCACTGTGCCGCGACCAGCTGCGGGAAGACGGCATCGGCGAACCACTGGAGCGGGAGTCGCAACGAGGCACGGCGGAAGCCCTCGCCCGCCGCGGGCTGCGGGTACTGGCTTTCGCGATGTTCACCCCGGCGGCCGAAGCCGCCTTCCCCGCGGACACGCCTCCGGACGGGCTGACCCTCGTCGGCTTCCAGGCCATGCACGACCCACCCCGGCCGGCCGCGGTGGCCGCCGTCGCCGCGTGCCGACGAGCCGGGATCACCGTCAAGATGATCACCGGTGACCACGGCGAAACCGCACGGGCGATCGCCCGGAACTTCGCGCTGACCGAAGGAGAACCGGTGGTCCTCACCGGTGCCGAAATCGCCGTCACCCCGGACGACGCCCTCGCCGGCGTGGACGTGTTCGCCCGCGTTTCCCCGGAACAGAAACTGCGGCTGGTCACCCTCCTGCAGGAGCGCGGCGATGTGGTCGCGATGACCGGCGACGGGGTCAACGACGCGCCTGCGCTGCGCAAAGCCGACATCGGGATCGCGATGGGCCGCAGCGGGACCGAAGTCGCGAAGGAAGCCGCCGACATGGTGCTGGCGAACGACGACTTCGCGACCATTGAGGCCGCCGTCGAGGAAGGCCGGGCGGTGTTCGACAACATCCGGAAGTTCATGGCCTGGACGCTGCCGACCAACATCGCCGAAGGGCTGGTCATCCTGGTCGCGATCGTGCTCGGCGCCCAGCTGCCGATGCTGCCGGTCCAGGTGCTGTGGATCAACATGACCACCGCGGTCTTCCTCGGCCTCGCGCTGGCGTTCGAACCGAAGGAAACAGCCATCATGGCCCGCCGCCCCCGCCCACCGGGACAGGCGCTGATGACCGCCGACCTGCTCCGGCGGATCACGCTCGTGTCGGTCATCCTCGTCGCCGGGTCCTTCGCGGTGTTCACCTGGCAGCTGCGAACCGGCGCCTCCGTCACCGAAGCGCGCTCGATCACCGTGACCGTGTTCGTGTTCGCGCAGATCGCGTACCTGTTCAGCTGCCGGTCCCTCGACCGGTTCCGGCCGGCGGGCTGGAACCCCTGGGTGCTCGGCGGCGTCGCCGTCATGATCGCACTGCAGGTGGCGATCCTCTACGTCCCGCTGATGAACGAGCTGTTCCACACCGCGCCGCTGACCGTCGGGGGCTGGCTGCTGGTCCTCGGCCTCGCCGCCACGACGTTCCTGATCGCCGAGCTCGACAAGTACCTCTGGCGTCCCCGGCCGCGCCGCGGTCCCGGTTCCCCAAGACCCTCCGAAAAGGGGACTTCGGCACCAGCGCCGGCCGCCACCCGGGGCTGA
- a CDS encoding DUF1003 domain-containing protein, translating to MNVRKGHKREYRSPANRHRYEHRTAGERIADRVTASFGSWPFIVGQSVIVLLWIGLNLVAWAGGWDPYPFILLNLVFSTQAAYAAPLLLLSQNRQAERDRIEAEHDFRVDQLALQYLFAWHRDAHGPGCDCVQKLGPAVDTVLARLADDVIAREATATP from the coding sequence ATGAACGTCCGAAAAGGACACAAGCGTGAGTACCGCTCCCCCGCCAACCGGCACCGGTACGAGCACCGGACCGCGGGTGAACGGATCGCCGACCGGGTCACCGCGTCGTTCGGCTCCTGGCCGTTCATCGTCGGGCAGAGCGTGATCGTGCTGCTGTGGATCGGGCTCAACCTCGTGGCCTGGGCGGGCGGCTGGGACCCGTACCCGTTCATCCTGCTGAACCTCGTGTTCTCGACCCAAGCCGCCTACGCGGCCCCGTTGCTGCTGCTGTCGCAGAACCGGCAGGCCGAACGCGACCGGATCGAAGCCGAGCACGACTTCCGCGTCGACCAGCTCGCCCTGCAGTACCTCTTCGCCTGGCACCGGGACGCCCACGGCCCCGGCTGCGACTGCGTGCAGAAGCTCGGCCCCGCCGTCGACACCGTCCTCGCCCGGCTGGCCGACGACGTGATCGCACGCGAAGCGACGGCGACCCCCTAG
- a CDS encoding DUF5994 family protein produces MTPESPTRTGTPSARPRGATPPAPRLGWKPQGGPVGHVDGGWWPRSRDLAAELPGLAAALTARMGHLTRVAYPVSEWDSAPRRLEIGGHVVRLDGLLDRDGHVLSITGPEPDQLTLLVVPPEAAAPAGHRALTTASRRGNTDRPADILAASGALVAPAAPRLHPDTSEDGWETEGGQVS; encoded by the coding sequence ATGACGCCGGAATCGCCCACCAGAACCGGAACGCCCTCCGCGCGACCGCGTGGAGCTACCCCTCCCGCCCCCAGGCTGGGGTGGAAACCGCAGGGCGGGCCGGTTGGTCACGTCGACGGCGGCTGGTGGCCGCGGTCGCGTGATCTCGCGGCGGAACTGCCGGGGCTGGCCGCGGCGCTCACGGCGCGGATGGGCCACCTCACCAGGGTGGCGTACCCCGTGTCCGAATGGGACAGTGCGCCGCGGCGACTGGAGATCGGCGGCCACGTCGTCCGGCTCGACGGTCTCCTCGACCGGGACGGCCACGTCCTGTCGATCACCGGCCCGGAACCGGACCAGCTCACGCTCCTCGTCGTTCCACCGGAGGCGGCGGCCCCCGCGGGCCACCGAGCGCTGACGACCGCGTCCCGTCGCGGCAACACCGACCGGCCCGCGGACATCCTGGCCGCGAGCGGGGCCCTCGTCGCTCCGGCGGCACCCCGGCTCCACCCCGACACCAGCGAAGACGGCTGGGAAACCGAAGGCGGGCAAGTCTCCTGA
- a CDS encoding YbdK family carboxylate-amine ligase — protein sequence MHVRLSLPERNDLTLGVEEEFVLADPATGGVALAAPRVLELLDGEPAVMPEFLRFQIETATGIHTRLDEIRAELLGLRRLVADAAGHAGCLVLASGTPPCGDLPGLPGVTAEPRYRALAARYPALLPDAGTCACHVHVGIPSPALGVRVLAGLRPWLAPLLAISPNSPLAHDADSGWASGRYPLWSRWPTANPPLDWPDATAYAASVDGAVSRGEALDANGVYYYARLSPKYPTVEVRIADVGLTAEDAVLLAGLIRALVVTILAEARAGLAPRPVRTAPVAASLTAAARGGYPGQGIDPGTGQVVPNHVLVARLLEYVRPALQANGDFATIDRQLAAVRSGETGAARQRALFADAGSPAALVAELASATLAGRGGYGPAPRRRPVAVHDG from the coding sequence GTGCACGTGCGACTTTCCCTGCCGGAAAGGAACGATCTCACCCTCGGTGTGGAGGAGGAGTTCGTCCTCGCGGATCCGGCGACCGGTGGGGTGGCGCTCGCCGCGCCCCGGGTGCTGGAGCTGCTCGACGGCGAACCCGCCGTGATGCCGGAGTTCCTGCGCTTCCAGATCGAAACCGCCACCGGGATCCACACCCGCCTCGACGAGATCCGGGCGGAGCTGCTCGGGTTGCGCCGGCTCGTGGCCGACGCGGCCGGCCACGCCGGCTGCCTGGTACTGGCGTCCGGGACGCCGCCCTGCGGTGATCTGCCGGGCCTGCCCGGCGTCACCGCCGAACCCCGCTACCGCGCGCTGGCCGCCCGATATCCCGCTCTCCTCCCGGACGCCGGCACGTGCGCCTGCCACGTGCACGTCGGCATCCCGTCACCGGCACTCGGCGTCCGGGTCCTGGCCGGCCTGCGCCCCTGGCTCGCCCCGCTCCTCGCCATCAGCCCCAATTCGCCGCTCGCCCACGACGCGGACTCCGGGTGGGCCAGCGGGCGGTACCCGCTGTGGTCGCGCTGGCCGACCGCGAACCCGCCGCTGGACTGGCCGGACGCGACCGCCTACGCCGCGAGCGTCGACGGCGCGGTAAGCCGTGGCGAGGCGTTGGACGCGAACGGGGTCTACTACTACGCCCGGCTCTCACCGAAGTACCCGACAGTCGAAGTCCGCATCGCGGACGTCGGCTTGACGGCCGAAGACGCGGTGCTGCTCGCCGGGCTGATCCGCGCCCTGGTGGTCACGATCCTCGCGGAGGCCCGGGCCGGCCTCGCGCCCCGGCCGGTGCGGACCGCGCCGGTCGCCGCATCGCTCACCGCAGCGGCCCGCGGCGGCTACCCCGGCCAAGGCATCGACCCCGGCACAGGCCAGGTCGTCCCGAACCACGTGCTCGTTGCCCGGCTCCTGGAGTACGTCCGGCCGGCCTTGCAGGCCAACGGGGACTTCGCGACGATCGATCGGCAGCTCGCCGCGGTGCGGTCCGGGGAAACCGGCGCGGCACGCCAACGCGCGCTGTTCGCCGACGCCGGCTCACCGGCCGCGCTCGTGGCGGAGCTGGCCTCGGCGACACTCGCCGGGAGAGGCGGCTACGGCCCGGCACCGAGGCGACGACCGGTGGCCGTCCACGACGGCTGA
- a CDS encoding HPF/RaiA family ribosome-associated protein: MQIQISTERTVPGGEELVRYFEGELAAKLSRFSDHITRLEAHFSEESAAADGMDRRCVLEARPTGRRTVAVSHHAGSVAEACRGAVHKLESVLEGVYGRTDHHKGGDSIRHQGGRAGS, translated from the coding sequence ATGCAGATCCAGATCAGCACGGAGCGGACCGTGCCCGGCGGCGAAGAGCTGGTCCGGTACTTCGAAGGAGAGCTGGCCGCCAAGTTGTCGCGGTTCAGCGACCACATCACGCGGCTGGAAGCCCACTTCAGCGAGGAATCCGCTGCCGCCGACGGAATGGACCGCCGCTGCGTGCTCGAAGCCCGGCCGACCGGACGCCGGACCGTGGCCGTCAGCCACCACGCGGGTTCGGTCGCCGAGGCGTGCCGGGGTGCCGTGCACAAACTCGAGAGCGTGCTCGAAGGTGTGTACGGGCGGACGGACCACCACAAGGGCGGGGACTCCATCCGGCACCAGGGTGGGCGGGCCGGGTCATGA
- a CDS encoding STAS domain-containing protein: protein MTAHCGQSGWIVPSVVIDFSRAPVAGRRHQDLTITVERLGETLVVAVAGDVDLGTAPMLHDVLDANLSRAPRRIVVDLSLVRFLNAAGLEVLLDAHRRGSPGTDVRLVATTRATRRPLQLTRTDERLAVHTSRAAAIAAPRWAAAGTR, encoded by the coding sequence ATGACCGCCCACTGTGGACAGAGCGGGTGGATCGTGCCGTCCGTCGTCATCGACTTCTCGCGCGCGCCGGTCGCCGGTCGCCGGCACCAGGATCTGACCATCACCGTGGAGCGGCTCGGCGAGACGCTGGTCGTCGCCGTGGCCGGGGACGTCGACCTCGGCACGGCGCCGATGCTCCACGACGTCCTGGACGCGAACCTGAGCCGGGCGCCGCGGCGGATCGTCGTGGACCTGTCGCTCGTGCGGTTCCTGAACGCCGCCGGGCTGGAGGTGCTGCTCGACGCCCACCGCCGGGGCTCCCCGGGCACCGACGTGCGGCTGGTCGCCACGACGCGCGCGACCCGGCGGCCGCTGCAGCTCACTCGCACGGATGAACGCCTGGCCGTCCACACCTCCAGGGCCGCGGCCATCGCCGCGCCGCGATGGGCGGCGGCGGGAACCCGCTGA
- a CDS encoding AI-2E family transporter, whose product MPDPDSSPVPYGLRVAAAVAWRALVVAAALTVVGFLAVKLASVLVPVAVALLLAGLFAPAVSWLAGKKVPRGLAAAIVLVGGIALAGGVVTFVVISVTVGMPGLIDQITASLTDLHTWLRTGPLHLSQGQLDEMLGNLTAMLGRNKSAIASGALTTAVTVGELLAESLLVVFCLIFFLAQGRVIWVFMLRAVPVRLRDRVDVAGRSGFTTLAHYIRGTAAVAFVDAAGIGLGLVIIGVPLAAPLSALVFLGAFVPVIGSVIAGAIAVLVALVTNGVWAAVIVLAVVVGVMQLESHVLQPLLLGRAVRLHPLAVVLALAVGLVAAGIVGALFAVPLLAVFSSGVRSLTARPENHPPGRTAPGATRSSLEDRAPDPGEA is encoded by the coding sequence ATGCCGGACCCCGACTCTTCCCCGGTACCGTACGGGCTCCGCGTCGCGGCCGCCGTCGCCTGGCGCGCGCTGGTCGTCGCGGCCGCTCTGACGGTCGTCGGTTTCCTGGCCGTCAAGCTGGCCTCGGTGCTGGTCCCGGTCGCCGTTGCCCTGCTGCTGGCGGGGCTGTTCGCCCCGGCCGTTTCCTGGCTGGCGGGCAAGAAGGTCCCCCGCGGACTGGCGGCCGCGATCGTGCTGGTCGGGGGAATCGCGCTGGCCGGCGGCGTGGTGACGTTCGTGGTCATCAGCGTCACCGTCGGCATGCCCGGGCTGATCGACCAGATCACCGCGAGCCTGACCGACCTGCACACCTGGTTGCGCACCGGGCCGCTGCACCTGAGCCAGGGCCAGCTCGACGAGATGCTCGGCAACCTGACCGCCATGCTCGGCCGGAACAAGTCGGCGATCGCCTCGGGCGCGCTCACCACGGCGGTGACCGTGGGGGAACTGCTCGCCGAGTCCCTGCTCGTCGTCTTCTGCCTGATCTTCTTCCTCGCCCAGGGCCGCGTGATCTGGGTGTTCATGCTGCGGGCCGTGCCGGTCCGCCTGCGCGACCGCGTGGACGTGGCCGGGCGCAGCGGGTTCACCACCCTGGCGCACTACATCCGCGGCACCGCCGCCGTCGCGTTCGTCGACGCCGCCGGCATCGGCCTCGGGCTGGTGATCATCGGGGTCCCGCTGGCGGCTCCGTTGAGCGCGCTGGTCTTCCTCGGCGCGTTCGTCCCGGTCATCGGCTCGGTGATCGCGGGCGCGATCGCCGTCCTCGTGGCGCTGGTGACCAACGGCGTGTGGGCGGCCGTCATCGTGCTCGCCGTCGTCGTCGGTGTCATGCAACTCGAAAGCCACGTCCTGCAGCCTCTGCTGCTCGGGCGCGCGGTCCGGCTGCATCCCCTGGCCGTGGTCCTCGCCCTCGCGGTCGGACTGGTCGCTGCCGGCATCGTGGGTGCCCTGTTCGCCGTGCCCCTGCTCGCCGTCTTCAGCTCGGGCGTGCGCAGCCTGACCGCGCGGCCGGAGAACCACCCGCCCGGGCGAACCGCGCCCGGGGCCACCCGTTCTAGTCTGGAAGACCGCGCCCCGGACCCCGGCGAAGCATGA
- a CDS encoding acyl-CoA desaturase, translating into MTHTLDRPPRAAEPMLAGEKSRTETFLVKLFAVVPLLALAAAVPFAWGWGLGWTDVALTVGFYFLTGLGVTIGFHRYFTHGAFKAGRGLRIALAVTGSMAMQGPVIGWVADHRRHHAYADRAGDPHSPWRYGTSAAALAKGFWHAHMGWLFDREKTNAQRFAPDLLADRDIVRIDRGFPALTVLTLLAPALIGGLVTLSWWGALTAFFWAGLVRVAVLHHVTWSVNSLCHLIGERPYAARDKSANFWPLAIASMGESWHNSHHADPTGARHGVRRGQLDMSARLIWLFERFGWATDVRWPRPEHLARKLNPGYTAAPRGFGKPERGLLTGTPARQQPGDGSRS; encoded by the coding sequence ATGACCCACACCCTGGACCGCCCGCCCCGGGCCGCCGAGCCGATGCTCGCGGGCGAAAAGTCCCGCACCGAAACCTTTCTCGTCAAGCTGTTCGCGGTGGTGCCGTTGCTCGCGCTGGCCGCGGCGGTGCCGTTCGCGTGGGGCTGGGGCCTCGGCTGGACCGACGTCGCCCTGACGGTCGGGTTCTACTTCCTGACCGGGCTCGGGGTGACGATCGGGTTCCACCGCTACTTCACCCACGGAGCGTTCAAGGCCGGCCGCGGCCTGCGGATCGCGCTCGCCGTCACGGGCAGCATGGCGATGCAGGGGCCGGTGATCGGCTGGGTCGCCGACCACCGCCGTCACCACGCCTACGCCGACCGCGCCGGCGACCCGCACTCGCCGTGGCGCTACGGCACGTCCGCCGCCGCGCTCGCGAAGGGTTTCTGGCACGCCCACATGGGCTGGTTGTTCGACCGCGAGAAGACCAACGCGCAGCGGTTCGCGCCCGACCTGCTCGCCGACCGCGACATCGTCCGGATCGACCGCGGGTTCCCGGCGCTCACCGTGCTCACCCTGCTCGCCCCGGCACTGATCGGCGGCCTGGTGACGCTGTCCTGGTGGGGTGCGCTGACCGCGTTCTTCTGGGCCGGCCTGGTGCGGGTGGCGGTGCTGCACCACGTCACCTGGTCGGTGAATTCGCTGTGCCACCTGATCGGCGAACGGCCCTACGCCGCCCGCGACAAGTCCGCGAACTTCTGGCCGCTGGCCATCGCCTCGATGGGCGAGTCCTGGCACAACTCCCACCACGCCGACCCGACCGGCGCCCGCCACGGCGTCCGCCGTGGCCAGCTGGACATGTCCGCGCGGCTGATCTGGCTGTTCGAGAGGTTCGGCTGGGCCACCGACGTTCGCTGGCCCCGGCCCGAACACCTGGCCCGCAAGCTCAACCCCGGCTACACCGCGGCCCCCCGCGGGTTCGGCAAGCCGGAACGCGGACTGCTCACCGGGACACCGGCCCGGCAGCAGCCCGGCGACGGGAGCCGGTCATGA
- a CDS encoding DUF5994 family protein, producing MTAVRDEVRLQLKPAAGGGYVDGAWWPRSRDAGAEFAGVLAAVRDQVGQVERISYPLGDGWEITHRKLVVDGHLVRLEGFHAMPADTLALIGTQQRRLILLVVAPGTPHDTATTALKTAADPDNTASPDDLLAARTGVPARANG from the coding sequence ATGACCGCCGTTCGCGACGAGGTGCGCCTGCAGCTGAAACCGGCGGCCGGCGGCGGCTACGTCGACGGAGCGTGGTGGCCGCGCTCCCGCGACGCCGGCGCCGAGTTCGCCGGCGTGCTCGCGGCGGTGCGCGACCAGGTCGGCCAGGTCGAGCGGATCAGCTACCCGCTGGGCGACGGCTGGGAGATCACCCACCGCAAACTCGTGGTGGACGGCCACCTCGTGCGGCTGGAAGGGTTCCACGCGATGCCGGCGGACACCCTGGCCCTCATCGGCACGCAACAGCGGCGCCTGATCCTGCTCGTCGTGGCACCCGGCACTCCGCACGACACCGCCACCACCGCCCTGAAAACCGCCGCGGACCCGGACAACACGGCGAGCCCCGACGACCTCCTCGCCGCGCGGACCGGGGTGCCGGCGCGGGCGAACGGGTAG